One region of Coregonus clupeaformis isolate EN_2021a chromosome 31, ASM2061545v1, whole genome shotgun sequence genomic DNA includes:
- the LOC121548022 gene encoding potassium channel subfamily K member 12-like: SSPIGFGMSTPVTVAGKVFLIFYGLLGCAATILFFNLFLERIITLLAVVMKAVRERRIRNSGLLPPGIRHDFSARSFPGWKPSVYHVMLILGLSAIIISCCASAMYTPVEGWAYLDSLYFCFVTFSTIGFGDLVSSQRADYEYQPLYRLANCLFILMGVCCIYSLFNVISIVIKQVLNWMLQNLCCQRCNIRSNSFPLGRRNAIRPGSRIRKGRFGIGRPPDSGDSGPCDSDTEGGGRRLSGEMISMKDLTASNKVSLALMQKQLSESANGYPRTVCGGSRHNGFSGGVGALGIMNNRLAETSNSR; this comes from the exons TCTTCCCCTATAGGTTTCGGGATGTCCACTCCGGTGACGGTAGCAGGGAAGGTGTTCCTGATCTTCTACGGTCTCCTTGGCTGCGCCGCCACCATCTTGTTCTTTAACCTCTTCCTGGAACGCATTATCACCCTCCTGGCCGTGGTAATGAAGGCCGTGAGGGAACGCCGCATCCGGAACTCCGGCCTCCTCCCGCCGGGTATCCGCCATGACTTCTCGGCGCGTTCTTTCCCGGGGTGGAAGCCGTCGGTCTACCACGTAATGTTGATCCTGGGGCTGTCTGCCATCATAATCTCCTGCTGCGCCTCAGCCATGTACACCCCTGTGGAGGGATGGGCCTACCTGGACTCACTCTACTTCTGTTTCGTCACATTTAG CACCATCGGCTTCGGAGACCTAGTGTCAAGCCAGAGAGCGGACTATGAGTACCAGCCGCTGTACCGTCTGGCCAACTGCCTGTTCATCCTCATGGGCGTGTGCTGCATCTACTCCCTGTTCAACGTTATCTCCATCGTCATCAAACAG gTGCTCAACTGGATGCTTCAGAACCTGTGCTGCCAGCGGTGCAACATCAGGTCCAACTCCTTCCCATTGGGACGCCGCAACGCCATCCGGCCCGGGTCGAGAATCCGTAAGGGCCGCTTCGGAATTGGACGCCCGCCGGACTCTGGGGATTCGGGACCCTGCGACAGCGACACGGAGGGAGGAGGACGAAGACTCTCTGGAGAGATGATTTCGATGAAGGACCTGACGGCCTCGAATAAGGTCTCACTGGCACTCATGCAGAAGCAGTTATCAGAGTCGGCTAACGGTTATCCCAGGACGGTGTGTGGCGGCTCGAGACATAACGGGTTCTCTGGAGGAGTGGGCGCTCTGGGGATCATGAACAACAGACTGGCAGAGACCAGCAACTCCAGGTAG